Proteins encoded together in one Solanum lycopersicum chromosome 7, SLM_r2.1 window:
- the LOC138337192 gene encoding two-component response regulator ARR18-like: MASQGMSMLLKGKEKIDLMIINMNSPDLLSFQLLDQAVVSDIVPICVCNEYDAGSAKKAFKSGAYFYMQKPLDQGIVKHMWQLVLQKNIQKEKVIDVIDNNTIVKELYVDKTNVSIDIDEQDNDIHETKNDVGTNEKSKLKRKRGKKLIEEDKSQSSATKIIIRRKTRIVWTEDLHDKFQEANCRNITWKAPRKRKSTCNSSSQLGISSDSSVGIFETTSHLKMNVTNILQQQIQRGLETPFQSNINIFSRGESSNLQKPYHQQLQVDPQYLNPFYTSLASSAENNNLAGLQQQQQQQEPLSELWRLQGSNSGSADYTHELEFNNEIHHAQNDCALDLEAYARTMNGLGVENIDFQKHIGEQNMAQPTNNVITTLHMSDTQGSESSEMMDSDAYFDSDDLDFLFLNDESPIFDLPNEHDSASNQVYFNNMFDAFYGEK; encoded by the exons ATGGCTTCACAAGGAATGTCAATGCTCTTGAAGGGAAAGGAAAAGATCGATTTGATGATTATCAATATGAATTCACCCGACTTGCTTTCATTTCAACTTTTGGATCAAGCGGTTGTCTCAGATATAGTACCAATTT GTGTTTGTAATGAATATGATGCAGGCTCCGCAAAGAAAGCTTTTAAAAGTGGTGCTTATTTTTACATGCAAAAGCCACTTGACCAAGGAATTGTGAAGCACATGTGGCAACTTGTGTTGCAAAAGAATATACAAAAGGAAAAGGTTATTGATGTCATTGATAACAATACCATTGTTAAAGAACTATATGTAGATAAAACTAATGTGTCTATTGATATAGATGAGCAAGATAATGATATCCATGAGACTAAAAATGATGTTGGGACGAATGAAAAGAGCAAATTAAAGAGAAAGAGAGGTAAAAAATTGATTGAAGAAGATAAGAGTCAGAGCAGTGCTACTAAGATTATTATTCGAAGGAAGACTCGTATTGTATGGACCGAGGATCTTCATGACAAATTTCAAGAAGCT aaTTGTCGTAACATTACTTGGAAAGCTCCAAGGAAGAGAAAATCTACTTGTAATTCATCAAGTCAATTAGGAATCTCAAGTGATTCTAGCGTTGGAATATTTGAGACGACGTCTCATCTTAAAATGAATGTTACAAATATACTACAACAACAAATCCAAAGAGGTCTAGAAACTCcatttcaatcaaatattaatattttttctagagGAGAGAGTTCAAATTTACAGAAGCCTTATCACCAACAACTTCAAGTTGATCCCCAGTACCTCAACCCATTTTATACCTCCTTGGCATCATCTGCAGAAAATAATAATCTTGCTGggctacaacaacaacaacaacaacaagaacctTTATCCGAATTATGGAGATTGCAAGGATCCAATAGTGGGAGCGCAGATTATACACACGAGCTAGAATTTAACAATGAAATTCATCATGCTCAAAATGACTGTGCCTTGGATTTAGAAGCATATGCACGTACAATGAATGGATTGGGAgtagaaaatattgattttcaGAAACATATTGGTGAACAAAACATGGCTCAACCGACCAATAATGTTATCACAACATTACATATGAGTGATACTCAAGGAAGTGAGTCAAGTGAGATGATGGATTCTGATGCTTATTTTGATTCCGATGATTTGgattttctctttttgaatGATGAATCTCCAATTTTCGATCTACCCAATGAACATGATAGTGCCTCTAATCAAGTTTACTTCAATAATATG TTTGATGCTTTCTatggagaaaaatga
- the LOC138337191 gene encoding photosystem II D2 protein-like, whose protein sequence is MGGKGEWVGGLLSLDWNLCPELGPKGEGSSFGDMMGVVSVFGAALLCAIHGATVEKTLFENGNGAKTFRAFNLTQAEETYSMVTANRLWSQIFGVAFSNKRWLHFFMLFVPVTGLWMSPLGVVGLALNLRVYDFVSQEIRAAEDPEFETFYT, encoded by the exons ATGGGGGGGAAAGGTGAGTGGGTAGGCGGGCTCCTTTCACTTGACTG GAATCTATGTCCTGAACTCGGTCCTAAAGGAGAGGGAAGCTCTTTTGGAGACATGATGGGAGTTGTCAGTGTATTTGGCGCTGCTTTGCTATGCGCCATTCATGGTGCTACCGTAGAAAAGACTTTATTTGAAAACGGTAATGGTGCTAAGACATTCCGTGCTTTTAACCTAACTCAAGCCGAAGAAACTTATTCAATGGTCACCGCTAACCGCCTTTGGTCCCAAATCTTTGGGGTTGCTTTTTCCAATAAACGTTGGTTACATTTCTTTATGTTATTTGTGCCAGTAACAGGTTTATGGATGAGTCCTCTTGGAGTAGTCGGTCTAGCGCTAAACCTACGTGTCTATGACTTCGTTTCTCAGGAAATTCGCGCAGCAGAAGATCCTGAATTTGAGACTTTCTAcacctaa